Part of the Pseudomonadota bacterium genome, TGTCCGCAAGCACCCCGGCACAGCGGTGGCCATCGCGGCCCTGACCGGCTTTATTCTTGGAAAGCGGCTTTTCTAGTTTCAGTGGCCAGACTTAATGGGATGCCCGGCCGGAGTCCATGTGGCTGCGCAGGGCATCCCGACCGCGGCACAGGCGGGATTTTACTGTCCCCACCCGCACACCCAGAATTCTGGCCGCATCGTCATAGCTGGTGCCTTCCATACCAACCAGCAGGACCACATCGCGCATGTCCTGGCTCAGCTGGCCCAGACCGCGGGACAGGTCCCGGATCATGAGGCTGTGTTCCTGGGAGGCCTGGACCGGCGGCATCAGGACATCCATGACTTCCGGCGGTTCGTATGTCTGGCGGGCCCGGCGGATATTGTTGATGTGGCTGTTGCGCAGGATAGTAAACAGCCAGGCCCGCAGGTTGGTGCCGGGCGTGAAGGTGTCGAACCGGGACAGGGCCCGTTCCATAGTGTCCTGGACCAGGTCGTCAGCCCGGTCGGGGGAGCCGGACAGGCTGCGGGCAAAACGCCACAGAACAGGCATTTCAGCCTGCAGAAGGTTCCCGATCTCTTCAGGAGAGAGGGACCCTGGATCCTTCTTCTGGCCCGGACTGGCACCTGCGGCACGATCCATCGGAACACCTCCCTGTCACCCTGTTATGGATATACAGGACTATAGGAATCCGCCGGAGTCACGACAAGTATGAATATAGTCGTAATACCTGTTACGACTTATCAATATTGATTTATTATTTGGGGTAATTCGAAGTTATCCTTTGCCCTTCGGCAATTCCACGCGGATGCTCAGTTCGCGGAGCTGTTTGTCCGTGACCGTGTTGGGCGCCTGCATCATCAGGTCCTCGGCTTTTTGCGTCAGCGGGAACAGGATGACCTCGCGGATGTTGGGCTCATCCGCCAGCATCATGATCATGCGATCGATGCCCGGCGCAGCCCCGCCGTGGGGCGGCGCGCCCAGCCGGAAGGCCGACAGCATGCCGCCAAAGCGCGTCTCCAGCTGTTCTGCGGTGTACCCCGCAATCTGGAACGCCTTGACCATGATCTCGGGGCTATGGTTGCGGATGCCGCCTGATAACAGCTCGATACCGTTGCAGGCAATGTCGTACTGGAACGCTTTCACCTGCAGCGGGTCCTTGCCGTTCAGTGCTTCCAGCCCGCCCTGGGGCATGGAGAACGGGTTGTGGCTGAAGTCGATCTGCTTGGTATCCTCGTTCCACTCGAACATGGGGAAATCCACGATCCAGCAGAAGATAAACTTGTGCTTGTCGATCAGGCCCAGCTCTTCCCCGATGCGCGTGCGGGCGTGGCCGGCCAGTTTCGCGGCCGGCAGCTCCAGATCGCACACGAAGAACACCGCGTCGCCGTCCTTCGCGCCCACCATGTCCCGCAGTTGGGCCTGGGCCGCGTCAGGTACGAACTTGGCGATGGGGCCCTTGCCGGTGCCGCCTTCGAACAGGATATAGCCGAGGCCCGGTGCGCCCAGTTCCTTCGCCCAGTCATTCAGTTTATCGAAGAAGCTGCGGGGTTTGTCTGCCACAGCGGGAGCGCGAATGGCGCGCACCACACCGCCTTTGTCGATCACGGAGCGAAACGCACGGAACTCCACATCGGGGCGTTTGAAGACTTCGGTCACATCGGTGATCAGCAACGGGTTGCGCAGGTCCGGCTTGTCGTTGCCGTATTTCAACATAGAATCGGCGTAGGTGATCCGCTGGAACGGCCAGGGGCTGACGGATTTTTTGGTGCCGGTGAAGCTGGAGAATTCCTCGAATACGCCGTGGAAGACCGGTTCGATAGCGGCGAAAACATCGTCCTGGGTGACGAAAGACATCTCGAAATCCAGCTGATAGAAATCGCCGGCAGTACGGTCCGCGCGGCTATCCTCGTCCCGGAAACAGGGGGCAATCTGAAAATAGCGGTCGAACCCGGCCACCATCAGCAGCTGCTTGAACTGCTGCGGCGACTGGGGCAGCGCATAGAACTTGCCCGGATGCTGGCGCGAGGGCACCAGATAGTCACGGGCGCCTTCGGGGCTGGACGCGGTCAGGATGGGCGTCTGGTATTCGGTAAAGCCCTGCTCGATCATGCGGCGGCGCAGCGAGGCAATCACATGGCTGCGCAGCTTCATGTTCCGCTGCATCTTCTCGCGCCGCAGATCCAGGAAACGGTATTTCAGGCGGATCTCCTCGCCCGCGTCCTGGTCGGAATTGACCTGCAGCGGTACGGGCTCAGCCATGGACTGGATCACCATGTCCTGCACCTGGACCTCCACATGGCCGGTGGGCAGCTTGTCGTTGACAGTTTCGGGCGTGCGCTTGATGACGGTGCCGGTGACGGTAATGACCGATTCCGTGCGGGCGCTCTCGGCTGTTTTGAACTGCGGGCTGGAGGTGTCGAGCACGCACTGGGTCAGGCCGTAATGGTCGCGCAGGTCAATGAACAGCAGGTTGCCGTGGTCGCGCTTGCGATGGACCCAGCCGGACAGGCGAACGGTCTGGCCGGCATGTTCGGGACGAAGCTGGCCGCAGGTGTGGGTGCGATAGGGATGTGTCATGGTGTTTATTTCCCGGAAAAGAACCGCTGCACAATCCCCGTCCGGGCCATTTTTGTCAAGGACAACGCCTTCCTCTGCCCACTGCACCATAACCTCCCTGACTGCACCATAACTGCACTTTAATCCCACCATAACTGCACACCCTGTTTTCCCTAAAAATCCTTTTCCTGTAAGGGTTTTTTCATTTCTGGTCCGGTCTGGCTGCACCGTCCCGCAGCAGGGTGTAGTCAGCGCGGGTCAGGTCCAGCTTGTCGGCCAGGAAGCGCAGGGCGGGCGAGCGTTTCAATGCGAAAAACACGGACCGCCTGTGACAGCCCGGCTTGCGGGCCACCTCGGTGGCTGTAAAACCTTTGGCGAGAAGATCAGCTGCCAGTTCCCAGTTATATCGCTTGGGCCATACCTTCGGGAATTTTTCCGGAACTGCGGGCACAGGAAGGGCGGCAGGGGCCGGCAGGCCCTTCCTTGCAGCCTCTTTTCGGCTGCCTGGCGCGCCAGCCCCTCCCTGGCCCGCCTGAGTTGTTCCTAGGCTTCTTCACTCATATAATACCTGGTTTTTTCCTCCATTATGAATGTGGAGCCCTCTCATTAGAGGGAAAAAATCATCCTGTTAAGGAAAATTTACCTCAAATCAGGAACAGAAGCACGAAACGGAAAATTAACCACCGGCTGTCAGAATGCCCGTAATGCAACCGGAATAACGGACAACAGAAAGCAGGGGGAAAGGTCATGGCAGTGTTCACACTGAAAATTCCTGGTACCAGCAAGGAATTCGCCTTCGTCTATGGCCTTTGCTTTTGGAGTGCGCGAACGGCAACCGAAACCCTGAAAACCGCACTGTTTCCTGGGCAGGGATATCTGCTTTTGTGCCCCTGTCATCCTGAAGGAGCGAATGCGACTGAAGGATCCTGTTACCTGTAAAAGATCCTTCGCTTCGCTCAGGATTACAAAACTGCCCGCTGAAACAGCGTCGACGCCGGACAGAAACAGACCGTCACCGTCTCCCCGCGCGGTCCAGCGCGTCCAGGACTGTGCGGACTGTCAGCAGCTCGGGCAGGACGATGCCATCCGGCGCGGCAGGACCATAGACCATGGTAAAGGGAATGCCATAGCGGCCGTGCCTCTGCAGGAACGCCGCGATCCGGGGATCCGGGCGGGTCCAGTCGGCCTGCATGGCTGTGACCCCTTCCCCGAAAATCCGGTCGGCCACTGCGGTACGCTCCAGCACCAGCCTTTCGTTGACCTGGCACGTGACGCACCAGTCCGCTGTCACATCCACAAAAACCACCTGTCCATCTTCCACAAGTCCGGGGATGGCCTGTTCATCCAGAAGGTTCCAGCGGGAATCCACAGACAGGGGGGCGTCGGAACGACCAGCCTGATGCAGCACCCCCGCCAGGCCACAGACCACCACAAGACAGAGAATGATGCGGACTGCCATCACCGGCCTGCGGGGGGGCTTGCCCCGGGACCGGACGGTCAGCAGGATCAGCGCCAGCACCAGGGCCATGGCCAGCAGCAATGACAGCAGAACCTCTCCCGTCACCGTGGCCAGCACTGACAGGATCCACAGGGCTGTCAGCGCCAGTCCGGCCGCCAGGATCCGGCGCAGGATCACCATCCACGGCCCCGGACGGGGCAGGAGAGACACCAGCCAGGGGAACGCCGCCACAACCAGCCAGGGCAGCGCCATGCCTGTGCCCAGGGCCAGGAACACCAGCGCGATGTCCGCCATGCTTCCCGCCAGGGCAAAGCTGACCGCTGTTCCCAGAAAGGGGGCCGAGCACGGCGTGGCCATCAGGGTGGCGAAAAGGCCGGCTGCGAAATCTCCCGCCAGGCCCTCATGGTGCCGTCCCCGGGACAGGGCATCCATCAGGCGCCGGGGCGGAGTGATCTCCACAAGGCCAGCCATGCTGGCTGTAAAAACCACCAAAAGGGCCAGCAGAAACACCAGGAACAGGGGCTGCTGGAACTGGATGCCCCAGCCCGCGCTGGCGCCGGCCGCCTTCAGGCCCATGGCCACAGCGGCCAGAACCAGGAAGGAAATGATGATCCCGGCGGCGGTGGCCAGAAATCCCTGGCGCACATGCCGTCTTTCCTTCCCCCGGGTGCGCAGGGCCGCCATCAGCTTGAGCGACAGGACCGGCAGGACACACGGCATGACGTTGAGGATCAGTCCGCCCAGGACAGCCAGGCCCAGAATGGCGGCCAGCGAGCGGGACGGAGCGGGAACCGGCGCTTCGTCCCCAACGGCAGTGGCGTGAAGTTCGGCCATCCTGTCCCCATCCACCAGGGTGATGGTGACGGGCGCTCCGGGGGACAGGATTCCGGACACAGGTGCAAAGGTGGCCATGACATGGCGGCCGTC contains:
- a CDS encoding sigma-70 family RNA polymerase sigma factor — protein: MDRAAGASPGQKKDPGSLSPEEIGNLLQAEMPVLWRFARSLSGSPDRADDLVQDTMERALSRFDTFTPGTNLRAWLFTILRNSHINNIRRARQTYEPPEVMDVLMPPVQASQEHSLMIRDLSRGLGQLSQDMRDVVLLVGMEGTSYDDAARILGVRVGTVKSRLCRGRDALRSHMDSGRASH
- the aspS gene encoding aspartate--tRNA ligase, with amino-acid sequence MTHPYRTHTCGQLRPEHAGQTVRLSGWVHRKRDHGNLLFIDLRDHYGLTQCVLDTSSPQFKTAESARTESVITVTGTVIKRTPETVNDKLPTGHVEVQVQDMVIQSMAEPVPLQVNSDQDAGEEIRLKYRFLDLRREKMQRNMKLRSHVIASLRRRMIEQGFTEYQTPILTASSPEGARDYLVPSRQHPGKFYALPQSPQQFKQLLMVAGFDRYFQIAPCFRDEDSRADRTAGDFYQLDFEMSFVTQDDVFAAIEPVFHGVFEEFSSFTGTKKSVSPWPFQRITYADSMLKYGNDKPDLRNPLLITDVTEVFKRPDVEFRAFRSVIDKGGVVRAIRAPAVADKPRSFFDKLNDWAKELGAPGLGYILFEGGTGKGPIAKFVPDAAQAQLRDMVGAKDGDAVFFVCDLELPAAKLAGHARTRIGEELGLIDKHKFIFCWIVDFPMFEWNEDTKQIDFSHNPFSMPQGGLEALNGKDPLQVKAFQYDIACNGIELLSGGIRNHSPEIMVKAFQIAGYTAEQLETRFGGMLSAFRLGAPPHGGAAPGIDRMIMMLADEPNIREVILFPLTQKAEDLMMQAPNTVTDKQLRELSIRVELPKGKG
- a CDS encoding thioredoxin family protein; this translates as MMKFGRCSVPGQSGFSLAILCLLAVLAVFPAQAREWQVFPEVRARLVPAISGMGTLESFPVTLEIRLKPGWKTYWRSPGDAGLPLSVDWTESTNVDETMMLWPAPRRFSFQGISTTGYETAVAFPVLIRPEDPEKTISPKAKVSILVCEELCLPREFALALDLPPGLAAPDPEGMLLYDEAMARVPAALTDQADITETRVQVSGNAIQVTLTGGKPFSSPDVFLEAPGLSGLPEPQITMSMDGRHVMATFAPVSGILSPGAPVTITLVDGDRMAELHATAVGDEAPVPAPSRSLAAILGLAVLGGLILNVMPCVLPVLSLKLMAALRTRGKERRHVRQGFLATAAGIIISFLVLAAVAMGLKAAGASAGWGIQFQQPLFLVFLLALLVVFTASMAGLVEITPPRRLMDALSRGRHHEGLAGDFAAGLFATLMATPCSAPFLGTAVSFALAGSMADIALVFLALGTGMALPWLVVAAFPWLVSLLPRPGPWMVILRRILAAGLALTALWILSVLATVTGEVLLSLLLAMALVLALILLTVRSRGKPPRRPVMAVRIILCLVVVCGLAGVLHQAGRSDAPLSVDSRWNLLDEQAIPGLVEDGQVVFVDVTADWCVTCQVNERLVLERTAVADRIFGEGVTAMQADWTRPDPRIAAFLQRHGRYGIPFTMVYGPAAPDGIVLPELLTVRTVLDALDRAGRR